In Chitinispirillum alkaliphilum, the genomic window GAGAGTTTCAGGGGTATCATTTATACCATTGAGCAAAACGGTTTGTGAAAACAACAACACCCCACTTTGCTTTAGTTGGCTTAAAACGTTTCTGCACTCCGTGCTTAACTCCCGTGAATGATTAACATGTAATACAAAAACACAGTTCTTAAGTTGTGAAAATTTTGAAATGATGTCGAAAAAAACGGCATCAAATCTCTGTGGCAGCATAACCGCAAGGCGGGAGTGGATGCGCAGTGTGGAAACGTTGGGTATCTGTTCAATCTCTTTTAAAAACTCTTCTAATTGAGTGTTTGACAAGAGCATCGGTTCCCCGCCACTGATCAGCACTTCAGTAATTTGTCTGTTTTTCTTTATATACTCAAATGCAGCTTCCCTTTCATCAGTGAAATACAAATTGGAAAGATTACGCCTGAAACAAAAACGACAATTCCCCAAACAGGACTGATTTAACAGAAAAAGAACCCTGTTTTTATACTTATGAATTAGTCCGGGAGCAACCATTGAAGAAATATCCCCAACAGCATCATCGACAAAATCTCTTACACTCCGGTTTTCTGCTTCTCTGGGCAAAATTTGTAAAAGCAGAGGATCATACCAATCTTTTTTCCTCATTTGCGCAACATAATGCTTTGAAACGGCAAATGGAAACTCCGGGGTTTTGATGATTTTTAAAGGTGAATCTTCCACCTTTAAATGGAGTCGATTCAAGAGTTCGTCAACAGAATAGATACAATGTTCAGAAAAATTTGTCATTTCTATCTTTAAGCCTTAAAATTGTGAGCTACAGATGAGTAAAATAGTAAATTGGGGAAATAATTCAGCCCTATATTGAAAACAAAAATCATAATTGCAAAAAGTCAGCTCTTCTGATTCAAACACAACGTGTGACGAAGTATAGTAGTATTAGGCCCATAATCCGGGATATTTAAAGCCTCTAAAAAATTGTTTTTCTTTGATAACCATAAAATCCCCAATAATTGAGTTGGTTTCATCTTTCCCCAAGCTCTCTCAGACCATAACACCAACTCCTGTTCCGCATGAATCCGCCCATCAGTCTTGTATTTGGTAACTGCAACACATTTTTTTTTGAACAGGAGAGCTGCAAGAGCTTATTTTTATACTCTTGTTCTATTTCAAACATTAAAGTAAGGGAAATTGCAGATGGGAACTGTAAGTACAAATGAGTTCAGAAAAAAACTTAAGGTGATAATGGATGGACAGCCATGGATTATTGTTGAAAATGATTTTATCAAACCAGGTAAGGGTCAGGCATTCAACAGAGTGAAACTTAAAAATCTTATCACCGGACGAGTTCTCGACCGTACTTTCAAATCTGGGGAAACAATAGAAACTGCTGACGTTACCAACGCGACAATGCAGTACTTATATGATGATGGAACAAACTACACATTCATGAACACAGAAAACTACGAACAGGTAGAGATATCAAAAGAGCAGCTGGCTGACGATGTGAAATATCTCAAGGAGGGTGTTGAATGTGAGGTTTCTTTCTGGAACGGACAGGTAATATCTGTAACCCCTCCCACATTTATGGAGTTTGAAATTACATATACAGAACCAGCAGTAAAAGGTGACACCGCCACCAATGTCACCAAAAAAGCTACAATCGACACCGGTTATGAAATTGATGTTCCGCTTTTTGTCACAGTTGGCAACAAAGTTAAAATCGACACCAGAACCGGTGAATATCTTGGCCGTGTATAACCGGTCTGATATCCTCATAACACCCGCTATATAATGGCAGATCAAAGCTTTACAGTTAAATCGGCCCTTTTAAGGGCCGATATGCTAAGACGGATCAGAGAATATTTCCACAACAAACATGTCCTTGAAGTGGAAACCCCGATCCTTTCCAGAGGCATATCCACAGACTGCCACCTGGATATATTCTCCACCTTCTTTCATCCTGATGGTTTCACAGAATCTCAACAAAGCACTCCCCTTTTCATGCAGACATCCCCGGAATTTTTCATGAAAAGGCTTCTGAGCAGCGGATTTCCCGATATCTATCAGATGTGCAAAGTATTTAGAAACGGTGAAAACGGAAATATTCACAATCCTGAATTTACTATGCTGGAATGGTACCGTCTAGATTTTTCAATGGAAGATTTCATCCGGGAAGCGGTTGAAATTTGCACCCTAATACTTGGGGAAAGGGAATGTGTGTCTCTGAGCTACAGAGAAATATTTAAGAAACACACTGGAATAGATCCCCTGAACACCAGCTTTGAAGACCTTCTATCTTTTTGTGAGAAACAAGGCAAATACCCGTCCCACTGCACATGCCTTTCAGATATGTTTAACTACATAATGAGTGAACACGTAGAGCCCCGGATGAATTCCGAGTCACTTTACGTAATCCATAATTTCCCTTCGGAACAGGCGGTTTTTGCAAAACTCAATCCCACCGATCCCAGAACAGCATTGCGCTTTGAATTGTACTATAAGGGAGTAGAGCTTTGTAATGGCTGGGAAGAACTTGCCGGAGAGAGTGGTGAGGTTAGGGCCCGCATGGAAAAAGAGAATGAACTGAGAAAGCAAAACGGCAAACCACTTCTCCCCGTTGATGAGAGATTTGTGGATTCTGCAGCATCTTTCCCCCCCTGCTCTGGTGCAGCTCTTGGGTTGGATCGCCTGGTAATGCTTGCAGCCGGTTCAAACAGCATTGATTCTGTAATGTCATTCACTTTGAAAGACTGCTGACAGCTACAACTACCAAAAAGAACAAATCCCGCTTACTGTATAAAGACTAAAATTTTACCCACACTTGCGTTAGCGACTTGAATTAGTGTGTAATTTTAGACATGGCTCCAGATATTTAGAAAAAAAATATTTTTTTTCTAAAGTTATGCCTGGGAAATACCGATATTAATAAGGGGAAGATGTAAGCTGGGCAAATTTGCCCTTCAGTACTAAACAGGGAGGTGCTTTATGATAGAAGGAGCACGCAATATTATCTCAGGTCAGACCAACAAAACGGTTGAAAGCCTGAAAAGAACTAATCGCGAATTAAAGAGTATACTGGAAAAACTCTCTAATGGCAGAAGAATAAACCGTGCATCAGACGATGCTTCAGGTCTTGCTGTATCTGAAGGATTTCAAAGCAGGATCAGAGGTTTTAAGATCGCCACCCGAAATATTGAAGATGCATTGTCTGCTCTTCAAACCGCAGACACTGTTGGCAAAAGTGTCACAGAACAACTCCAAAGGCAAAGGGAGCTGGCAATCACCGCCAGACAGGATACGCTAAGCGACAGAGACAGAGAAGCTCTCAATACTGAATACCAGGCTATCACCGAAGAGATCAACCGAACTATTTCTTCTGCCAGATTCAATCGTCAGTCAGTTGCAGATGGCAGGGAACTGGGATCCGGAAACGCCACGGTGCAAACAGGTCCTGAACAGGAAAACAATTTAAACCTGCCACAGATTGATCTCCTCACACCTGTGGGAGCCCTGGACACCACATCCCTGCTCACATCAGAAGATGCACAGGTGTCACTAACCACAATCGACTCAATCATTGAGCACATATCAAATCAAGCCAGTTCAGTAGGTGCAGCATTTAACTCCCTGCTTATAAACCGTAACACACTGGAAGTTGCGATGGTCAACACAGCTGCAGCCCAATCCATCATAGAAGATCAGGACATGGCAGAAGGCATAGCAAAGCTGGTCCAGCAATCACTTCTGGATGAGGGTTCTACAGCAGCTTTCAATCGGTTTCAGGAGATAAACAGAAACCAGATACTTGGATTTCTTCAAGGTTGATAAACAGGGATAAATATGAGCAGGAACCCAGAAATAGCTCAGCTTTATAACAGGATGCAGATAAGCACCAGTAGTAATCCCCACCTTATCTGCACCCTGCATCAAAAAATCCTGCTGCTTATCAAAAAGTTCTCAAAAACCAATAATCAGCAGCATATTATTACCGCACAGAATCTTCTCGCAACTCTCTCAATGTCACTGAAAGAAACAGATCAGATCTCTGTTCTTATACAGAATCTCTACTCTTATTGCTATGAGCTGCTGGAGAAAAAAAATACAGATTCACTGAATAACGCTGGCAGGGTGATAGAAATTCTGGAAGAGACTTTCAGTAGACTGTGCGGTACTAACACCACAGAAGATTGACATGATCAGAGAGAGGTGTTACTGTAACACTCCCCTCCCACAAAAAAACAAACTATCTGCTTCTAATCCGCCAGTCCAGAATACGCTCATTTGGCAAAGATTTCTCACGCAGAGCCCGGATTGTGTTTACATTAGATATGAGTATAGGGTAAAACTCCCCGGTTTCACCTCTTAGCTTTGTGGCAACTGTTTCTACCATTGATGTCGGAGCTGCCACATGCACAGAAACCCTGTCGGATTTGGAGTTGTCATCTTCAAGAACGATCACATAATCATTTATCCCCTCAACCTCATCCAGGGTATTTATAAGTGTTAGAGGGTATATAAATTTGCCCGATTTCCTGATGAGCTGTTCTTTTCTCCCAAGCACCGGCCCGATTCTAAAGGAATTTCTGCCACAAGCACAATTCCCTGAGATTTTGAAACTGATATCACCGCTCTTATATCTCAGTAAAGGCATCCCCTCCACACCAAGCGGTGTTAGGACAAGTTCACCTGGAGTTCCATCCGCAACCGGGTTACCATCCAGATCAACAATTTCGGGGTAAAGCAATTCTGGGATTACATGAAGCCCACTGCTTTGCGGACAGTCACAAAACGGTGCAGATATTTCAGTGGTATTATAGATTGAGAAAACGGAAGCACCCCAAATCCTCTCCATCTCCAAAGCTATGGAGTTTAATTCCATAGACTGGGTTCTTATACTCTCTCTTGTACAAACAAGTTTTTTAACAGAACTGTTCACAGTACTGTACCCTGTTTTCTCAAGCTCAACACCAAGTGATTTCAATG contains:
- a CDS encoding Lysyl-lysine 2,3-aminomutase gives rise to the protein MTNFSEHCIYSVDELLNRLHLKVEDSPLKIIKTPEFPFAVSKHYVAQMRKKDWYDPLLLQILPREAENRSVRDFVDDAVGDISSMVAPGLIHKYKNRVLFLLNQSCLGNCRFCFRRNLSNLYFTDEREAAFEYIKKNRQITEVLISGGEPMLLSNTQLEEFLKEIEQIPNVSTLRIHSRLAVMLPQRFDAVFFDIISKFSQLKNCVFVLHVNHSRELSTECRNVLSQLKQSGVLLFSQTVLLNGINDTPETLGELFSEVLSAGVVPYYLHQLDRARGTSHFEVDQGRGLEIVQKLREKLPGYAIPRYVRDDAGALCKTPIG
- a CDS encoding Flagellin protein FlaB, translated to MIEGARNIISGQTNKTVESLKRTNRELKSILEKLSNGRRINRASDDASGLAVSEGFQSRIRGFKIATRNIEDALSALQTADTVGKSVTEQLQRQRELAITARQDTLSDRDREALNTEYQAITEEINRTISSARFNRQSVADGRELGSGNATVQTGPEQENNLNLPQIDLLTPVGALDTTSLLTSEDAQVSLTTIDSIIEHISNQASSVGAAFNSLLINRNTLEVAMVNTAAAQSIIEDQDMAEGIAKLVQQSLLDEGSTAAFNRFQEINRNQILGFLQG
- a CDS encoding Translation elongation factor P Lys34:lysine transferase; translated protein: MADQSFTVKSALLRADMLRRIREYFHNKHVLEVETPILSRGISTDCHLDIFSTFFHPDGFTESQQSTPLFMQTSPEFFMKRLLSSGFPDIYQMCKVFRNGENGNIHNPEFTMLEWYRLDFSMEDFIREAVEICTLILGERECVSLSYREIFKKHTGIDPLNTSFEDLLSFCEKQGKYPSHCTCLSDMFNYIMSEHVEPRMNSESLYVIHNFPSEQAVFAKLNPTDPRTALRFELYYKGVELCNGWEELAGESGEVRARMEKENELRKQNGKPLLPVDERFVDSAASFPPCSGAALGLDRLVMLAAGSNSIDSVMSFTLKDC
- a CDS encoding phenylacetate--CoA ligase, whose product is MLFNPDFSWEFLSEEQIISKTLRALRNHIAHLIEISPHYRDLLNGLDPKAIETPEDFSKIPFVDRKTLCSNYNDFRAVSNESIVETVVSSAGKGKMKQFPFTKNDLERLAYGNALSFHRCGISKDDTVLIMTGLESPCFLAMACYRGLVALGANAVRAGIGVSGEKLKYYLDNLQPDVIIGEPSTLKSLGVELEKTGYSTVNSSVKKLVCTRESIRTQSMELNSIALEMERIWGASVFSIYNTTEISAPFCDCPQSSGLHVIPELLYPEIVDLDGNPVADGTPGELVLTPLGVEGMPLLRYKSGDISFKISGNCACGRNSFRIGPVLGRKEQLIRKSGKFIYPLTLINTLDEVEGINDYVIVLEDDNSKSDRVSVHVAAPTSMVETVATKLRGETGEFYPILISNVNTIRALREKSLPNERILDWRIRSR
- a CDS encoding Translation elongation factor P, producing MGTVSTNEFRKKLKVIMDGQPWIIVENDFIKPGKGQAFNRVKLKNLITGRVLDRTFKSGETIETADVTNATMQYLYDDGTNYTFMNTENYEQVEISKEQLADDVKYLKEGVECEVSFWNGQVISVTPPTFMEFEITYTEPAVKGDTATNVTKKATIDTGYEIDVPLFVTVGNKVKIDTRTGEYLGRV